The sequence below is a genomic window from Dioscorea cayenensis subsp. rotundata cultivar TDr96_F1 chromosome 6, TDr96_F1_v2_PseudoChromosome.rev07_lg8_w22 25.fasta, whole genome shotgun sequence.
ACATTTGTCGTTTTGCCGTGCATGTTTTGCGTGAATAGAAATGCATTTCAGTTGATTTATATTTAGTATATTGCTAGAATGGCTACTATGATCATCCTGCATTGTCGTTTCTATTATTTGATGGCTCAAGCACTTTAATTATGGTGCTGTTTTGAGAACATTGAGCCTTTTTCAATGTGGGTATTTTCCTTAATCAATCTTGTTGAATTATATAATGATGTGTTCAGGAAATGGCAAATCCAACAACTTATCTTTCAGAGGTGTCTAAAATTGAAATCagcttaataatttttaagacACGAGAATGAATGACAGTTTTGTATCTGTTGACATTAGTCTCTTTGTTCACAGTGATGGTGCTTTTGCCTACCAGctagtaaattaaaaatttcctcATTATTTTTGCAGGACATATCTCAATGGCCTTTGGTTGATCCTTTGCCATCTTATGGTAGAGGAAGAGAACATCTTGGAGGAAGATATCGCAGCTTGATAAATGGCAACAACTTGACTGATGTGGTGATCACAGGCATGGATTTTTTTTCGCTTCTTATCTTTTGCTTGGTTCTATTAGAAGCATCCAACAAGAAGCTTTCATCTTCTTATAGTAACTGCAAATTCATATGtacaatttgattttatttcctgTTTTGTTTCCTAACTGAAACAGGTGAAAATGGAACTATAGATGGTCAGggccatatttggtgggagtcATATCTCTCCCATTCCTTGAATTATAGTCGCCCTCATATCCTGGAGATCGTGAGCTCGACAGATATATTAATTTCCAATTTGACTTTACTGAACCCCCCGGCCTTTAGCATCCATCCAGTATACAGCAGGTATGGTGATAATTGGCAAACtcacatatgatttttttttcttcatgcttTGTTTAGGAATTATCATCACTGGTTTGATAACACACATCCAGATGAATTCAGTATCACAAAATGCTAAATggtgtttttttgtgttgttgcaGCAATGTTCAAATTCAGAACATAGTAATTCATTCTTCTCCTGATTCTCCATTTACAAGTGGTATAGTTCCAGGTGAATGCTCCTTCTTGCTCTTATTGGTTGATGTTTGTATGCCATAATATGTTCATCTTTTTCAACAAGTTGTTACTAGGTTGCTTGGAGTATATCCCATTATTGAAAGTTTTAAACTATGAGCAAGTGCGTGAAAATGATTTATGTCCAAAAAGGCAAATTAGATATTTCACCAGTTCTTATAATGGCAGTTCTTATAATGGCAAGTCTCGAGATGATTTAAGTCACCGAGTCGTTTACCAGTCTCCTTGCTCTTCCAAGAAACAATTTGCCGGTTCCGATGTCATAAGACAAAGATCTTGTTCATTTAATAGGAGCATGATTggcccatgcccatgtgttAATGTTCCATTTTATGTGAACTGTGAAGATACTGATCCTGGCTACCTTTGGCTTCTGTTTGCAATTGTGATTAATAGACAGAAAAGTGGTTGTGCTTGTTGCTTTGATATGGTATATGCTGCATGATTGGTTGCCCTTTAGACACCCAGATAGATATCCTGATTCTAATTTGATCAaccaaacagaaaaaaaaaaaggaagccTTAGAAATGAGTTTTTACAAGCATTGTTGCATTAAAGAATAATATACATCAATCATATCCAAGTTCACCAGTAATTTGATGTAACTTAGTGAATGATACTTGATATGAACCATTACCTTATTGTGCACGATCCATGAAACTATAATTTCATTCTGTTGAAACATCTCAATTGATCATGACATCGAATCATACGGATGCTTAAAGCAAACATACTCATCCACAAAACATTTCTGCTGTGTTGTGACTTCAGATTCATGCTGGGACACATGCATTGAGGGTGGTAGCATCAGTGTGGGACATGATGGCATTGCTCTTAAAAGTGGTTGGGATCAATATGGCATCTCATTTGGGAAGCCATCATCTGCTATCCACATCACTCAGGTTTCTATCCAAGCTTCAGATGGCTCAGCTCTAGCATTTGGGAGTGAAATGTCCGGTGGTATCTCTGACATTCATGTCGACAATCTCCATATCCACAATTCCTTGACGGCTATAAAATTCAAGACTACAGAAGGCCGAGGTGGATTCATGGAGAACATAGTCATATCAGATACTGTCATGGAAAATGTGAATACAGCGATACATTTCACTGGACACTGTGGCGATCATCCTGATGACAAATATGATCCTACTGCACTTCCAAAAATCAGCCGCATCACTCTGAAAAACATTGTTGGTCATAATGTGTCTGTGGCTGGAGTTCTCACTGGGATCAGCGGTGACCCCTTCACGGACATATGCCTGTCCAACATCGCGTTAGCCATCACTGCAGATCCTTCTCGTTCATGGACTTGCTCAAATGTGTCTGGTTTTTCTGAGTCTGTGGTTCCGCAGCCTTGCCCAGACCTCATACAGATAACATATGCCAATATTTCATACCAGTGTTTTTCTCTTGTAGTTGGCCATCAGTTTGGTGGCAGTGCATTACCGGAGTGACATCATTCAATTATTAAtcataaatcataaatcattagTTTATTCAGTTCAATTGTGTACAGTAAGATCATAGTGCATCATTCATAATTCATATCCATCTTCCATCCTGCATGTCGATTCTTTTCACGATAAATCCAAGCTCGACCCGTGAGCTGCCTCGCCCGACGCCCTCCTTGTACAGAGCCTGATTTCTTCATTCATCTACTGCAAGAAAATTTTTGCTAGGTTTTAAACATGAGTGCATACCATACGTATGGTATCGATACATGGTACTGATACATGATATTATAACATTTGCTCATCTCGTTAGATAAATGATTAGTGTCTACGTTTTCTCCTGTGATTAAGCTATTATTCTCGGGACCACAAGAGTTCTCGTTCGCGTGAATGAAATAACAAGGTGGTCGTTTTGCCGGTTTCTAGGGTTGTCTCCTGTTTGGTGTTCCATACATTATAATGTCAATACTTTGGGCCTTTTATGAGCTCACATAGGTGCATTTCCCCTACCTGCCATTTGTTGGGACCACTTTTGGGTTTATGATTGGTGCTTCAAATGTGTTTTCAGAACCTGTTTTTACTTAGATGTTGATGTTCCACTCATGTTCAAATctattatatctatataaacTCTTTAaattttagtcccacatcggaaGATGAAAGGAGGCTCAAAAAGGCCAAAATGGCTATAAAAGAAAGGCTTGGGcttcataacaaagcatacctTTCTCGGCCTTTTGGCTAAGATCAAGTGTAGTATCTGTTCTTATCAGTTTAATATCTGATACGTGGGCCATCGGCCCACtatgatattaaattaatttcttgttttggGGAAGGCCCATCACACTAGCTTGCTAGTGGGGCCTTCACGCGTCGCCCTTGCGTTGCACTACTGCTTGGGCCTGGCGCACCCCAACCAAATCTagttccaaaatatatatatatatatataaataataattaaataattataaaatatatttatatatttataaataaataattagatgtgtaaaatataatatgggataataaataaatgtaaattattaatattttgaatacaTTGGCAAGCAGATTCGGCTCGGGTTTCTTAACGGATCTAGCATAGCACGCACCCGATAAGAGGAAACATGGTACCCGCCCAACCAATCCTAGTTCcaaaatttttactaaaaagAATATTaggtaaataattttaaaaaaaatatatatatatatataattaaaaatttagttgTGTAAAATAATATGGGATTAATAAGTAAATgtgaattattgtttttttgaataaattgacAAGCGGATTCGGGTCGGATTTCTTAACGGATCTAGCAAAGCACCCGCCCGATAAGATGAAAACGGGTCGGATTTCTTAATGGATATAAGCATGGTACCCGCCCAATAAGGGGCTTCGTCCCGGTGGAGGGAGAggaaattagggttagggttagggttttggaggggGAGAGGATGGCGAACAGGACGGATCCGCTGGCGAAGAGCATACATGGCACGAACCCTCAGAATCTTGTGGAGAAGATTGTGCGATCGAAGATATACCAGAATACTTACTGGAAGGAGCAGTGCTTTGGCCTGACGGCGGAGACGCTGGTTGACAAGGCGATGGAGCTTGATCATTTGGGAGGTACTTTTGGAGGCAATCGCCGGCCGACGCCATTCATATGTCTTGTTATGAAGATGCTCCAGATCCAGCCTGACAAGGATATCGTTGTCGAGTTCATTAAGAACGAGGATTATAAGTATGATTTTTTGAAACTTTGGTTTGTTTCCTCTGatcttttttgtgtttttttttttggaaataccATGTTTTTAATCCGATTTCCTCattaaagtttgattttttggaTTCAATTAGGGGTTTGCAGTAAAAAGGTTTTTCTGTGAAAAgtttagatttttgtttttgtgaacaTTGGATGAACGATTAATCTTGGTTTTGGCCTGTCAAATTGAAGACTAACCCTAATCGTTTGCAGACGCAAGTATTTCCCTTTTTATGGGGATCGGCCGTTTCTGGGCTGTATTGGTAGATGGTGTGGTTTAGGGCCTGCTGTTATATATAGATGAATCCTTCATCCTAGTCATTGATAATCAGGATTGGCATTTTGTTCCATTCATTATGTTGAAATCCTAGGTGTATTTCTATTCGCAACACCCATTTGATTGTGTTtgtgtaaaaagtttgaatttgttttattttattttttgcatgaaaGTGTTAGATGTTGTATAGGGATCAGTCATTTCTGGCTGGAGGTGGATTTTATTGGTTTAGGGTTTGCTGGCTTCTTTAGATGGATGATGGATCCTTTGTTCTAATCATTACTTGGTCATTTAGTATGTCTTTATTACTGTTTATTGGAAACACAAACAAGCTAAtcctaatttgtttttaatttttacttcatTGATATCCTTTTGTGTTGATCAGTATTCCTTGTCTGACAGAGTTTGACTATGAATTCCAGATATGTGCGAATTCTTGGGGCTTTTTACATGCGATTGACTGGGACTGTTACTGATGTGTACCAATACCTCGAGCCACTTTATAATGACTATCGAAAGCTTAGGAGGAAAACGTCAGATGGAAGTGAGATTTTATACTCTTCTGTTTTTAGCTTTGTTATGATCCACTTGATTATCTGTTAATTATTGGTTGCTTGGcatttgtcttttcttttgttttaggtTTTTCATTGACTCATGTGGATGAGGTGATCGATGAACTACTTACAAAGGATTACTCTTGTGATATTGCTTTACCACGCGTCCAGAAGAGgtggtttttcttttccttataCTTATTTTGATCTCATTGTGTAACGCAAATGGTCTTTGATTTGACGATGTCGTTTGCTCATAAGGTCACTTGCTGTTGAATGACAGTGCATGAGTCAATCTTGTTCCTTGGACTGTCTCCTTCCCCCTTTGATGTGATTCCCTAAaatttgtttgttgatttttagCTTAAGTAACCTTTATTTATACCAGTACTGCTTGTACACATTTTATGATATCTGAATATTTTGTCTCATTTTGTTCAATATTTCACTACTAACAGGTGGACTCTTGAGACAACTGGTGTGTTGGAACCCAGAAAAAGTGTTTTAGATGAggattttgaagaagaagaagaaaaggaagaggaagagcaGGCAGCTTTAGAGGATGATACTCATGAAAAGGTTGGAAGTTAATCTCATTTCTTTTCATGATACTTCATTATGTTCTTTAAAGCGGTCATAATTAACCTGCTTATTATTTTGTAACAGGATTATCATGGAAGGAGTCCCACAAGGGATAGGGAAAGAGATAGGAAGCGTGATAAACAATACAGGTATATTATATGATccaacattttattattattgaatggtaaattttttattagtttccTCACCCGACTTCTGAATTGGTATGTTTCACTttctcttcatttcatttttttttgtctcccACTTCACAAGTATCCTCTGTGTCTTCTCTTAAACTCATAATAATATCTCAGTAGTATCTGTATCTCAATATACACATGCTATGTTGAAAGCTTTTGGAGTGCCTCAGACTTATGAGGTCCCATATAGAACTAGATGATGACTTCAAGTTAGTATTAGTGAGATTAGGTTTTCTATGCTTGAGGTTTTCTTGAAAGTACTGCTAATTGTTGTCCTTAGGCTTGCGTCTTGATTGTTTTGGAAgcatttcttttgattttgcaACATATTCCATGTGTGTTACTGCCATGGCATGTAAATTTCAAGAGCCATTGGCAGAAAGATTTGCTTCCTAAAGTGATTCAGTGATGGCTCTGCCAGGTTTCTCTGCACTGGCAGTGTGCAGTGAGAAGTATGATGAGTCAGacaatttagataatttatatcaattttacTGCACTGTAATATGACTATGGCATTTTTCTCATAATCTTTTGCTGCATGACTAAAGATGGCCATGATATCATGGATGgttatgtttttgaaaaatatgaggtcATTGGTTATCAGTTAGCCAAAGATCAGTGTTATAATGACACATGAAAATCAACAGAGGCATGAAGAATTGTTATGATGATTCTTAGTTTTTAGATTATTTCCAGTATTTCATGCATTTGTTGCCATAAGATCTGATTTTAAATTCATTACTCAGtaagttttaattgattattataactTGCTATGgccctttttttaaattcacatTCTCATTTGAAATTAACAATCTTGGATTACTTTATTTCATAAGCAATTTGTTAAATTCCTTCATGTCAACAATACATTCATGTGCACTTCACATCTTATATCACCCTTTGCAGGGATAGGGACAGGGATAGGGACAGAGACTATGATCGGGACTATGCAAGGGGGCGAGAAAGAGATAGGGATCGGGATCGTGACCGCGATAGGGACAGAGACCGGGACAGGGACCGCCACCGGCTCAGAGATGAAAGGGATTATGGCCGTGAGAGGGATCGAGATAGAGAATGGGAAGGTAGGGATAGGGATAGAAGGGACAGAGACCGTGGTCGTCGAAGAAGCCGCTCAAGAAGCAGAAGCAGGAGCAGGGATCGCAGGGAACGAGACCGAGACGATGGTGACCTCCGCAAGAGACGTGCTCGTGGCAGCACTAGTCCACATAGGCGACCAGAGGATGACAACAATTCTAGGGAGGaacaatcaaagaagaagaaaggaaaagaaggagaagaagagtgaCGGTACTGACCATCCCTGATCCAGAGATTGCCGAAGCCAACAGGCTTCGTGCCTCCCTCGGTCTGGCACCGCTGAAGTGATAAACGTTATTTTGGATACCAACAGGATTGCAAATTGATTTTGGATAACGTTATTTTGGTAATGCGCAAGTCTTCAAGCAGCTCTTAATACTAAAAGTTCTGAATTTCAATCGATGGCGATGCATTTTTCTTATGATATATCGACATACAATCTGTGTTTGTATAGCTGAAGATTTTGTTTGTCTGTTGATTGTAATTGTAATcacttctcttttttgtttggtGGTTGAAAGTCTCAGTACTTTCTTGCTCAAAGACAACTATTGCATTCAAAAGGTTAATGTTTTGAATTGGTTATTGCTTGCAGGGCTTTGCGTTTGATTTAGGGTTTCATTTTGGGAAAAGTGCAGGAAGGGACGATGGAAATTCTAGTTCTCATGATCAATGAAATTGGGATTAAACTCATGCTTCTCATGTTCAGTGAAAATGTTAAGTGTAATTGGATTTATATTTCTGGTGTTTAGTGAGATGTATGAAAGTGAATTTCATGAGTGATTTTTATGaacttttgtaatttaatttaatttaatttattttattttattttttgcagaaatttttattgtaattttgattaaaaaaaaatagaggcgTGCTTTTTGTAAAAGagtacaaaaaatatatttttgtatggcAATTTGAAGTAGTATTTTAAATTTCctgcattttaaaaaatacagtatatatatagagagaaattttttacatttaaataggctaatgttttaaattttctcaaacttttgtgattttttattaaaaaataaaattgaagtttttttttggttatatcaagataaactaaaaagtatttatttaaaaaaaaaccccatatTTCCCACACTTACATTGATTTTGtatcaaaatagttttagtgTGAAATTTGATGAAGGGGAATTGACACTCTTCTCCTTTCATGATCAAAGgacattaattagaaaaatcatGCCACTTTCTCTGtatttttttcactaatatgAGGGGGAAAAAAGTATATTTGAGTTGTTAATTTACTTTTGAAcagtttattttcataataaattgTAGAATGTAAAATTTGAGGGTTGTGAACCACTTGATGGtgcatgcatgtttttttttaataaaactatttaagCCACTAATATTATTAAAGTACATCGTCTCTTTGTAATACAAAcagatttaaaaagaaaaaaaaaagataaacaaagactatttttttttttatatatgaaagaGTATCGTCATTGGTCAAATGCAAACAACaaacttcattgttttttttttcatgagagAAAATAATGCTAATAATCACAAGAATAAAATGAGACAAAGATTTAACAAGGTTCGGTGATATACCTACgttctatacatatatatatataacccccggtataatttataaatttacctTGTACCATAACACAGGGCGCCATTGGCCCCGCACCCCCCAACCCACTTATTGCGAAACTCCCCAATTGGACAAATATTGTCGTTCCACTCCAGCATTTGTCCTTTATCTAGTATATGAGTCATACCTAACAGTTTTCTATACATATCtttgtcttttaaaaaaaagaaaattactcTTCTATTTCTAACTCTGACCTTTCTCATTCAAGCTTGCCATATTTTCGGGCCGTGAAGCCCGCAAATGAGCAAGCCCGACCAAAAACTTAAATCGAAAAATCCAATAAATATATGATAGGCCACACCACAAAAGACTTcgataaaataatcaaatctaaagaaaaatcaattaaattaccGGCAAATCCAATTGGGCTTAACTCAAGCCCGAACAAAGCCCAAACCTGGCCCTCCTAACTAATTAAAATGACAAGGTTAAATAAGTCTTTTATCAAGTCTTTGGTCCAAAAACAGTTGCTAATTCATTTAATGATCATTCCAAAGTCCATTCAAAATATGTATAGACGACTATCAAGTCTTTggtcatatatattatatatagacacCTTATCACTTAATCACCATATATCTTCTTTCTTACCATTCACTTGTTTACTAGAAATCATTCAAGTTAGATTAAATTGCTAAATTTGTAAACTATGGCCTTGAAGTTCAGCAAAGATATTGTTTCCAAAATTGCTCCATCAAGAGAATTTTTTAACGCCGGTTGTCTTGACATCCATAACCTCGCTCCGATTATTTTGCCACAATTCATCTCAAGCGCCACCCTTTATTGAGGGAGATGGTGGAGTAGGGAACagttaaaaaaatcttttatttcaatGATGGtaagtttttgttgtttatatttgtgatagttaatattatcatatagatcattatatttgttttttatttggatcagtttattttctatttaaaaatgattttacaatttgttaaaagcttataaattttatattttaatgtaaatgGTTCATCaacgtttatatatatatatatatatatatatatatatatatatataaagtggagaAATCATAAGAAACGGATTTTAATTACATATATGGTGataaatatatagttattttaattcaaaagtagagataatttaatttttgagtactcaagaataaaaaaagttacttgtttttttaggTAGAATATACTGGGTTAGTCTCTGTACTTTTTTTACTATACTTTTTTAGTCCTCCTACTTTAATTTAagctttttttaattcttctacTCTTTGAATAAAAGTCCCACATCTATTCTTTAAACATGCCAATTAACAACTTTTATTGCTCATTCATTCTATGGTTcatacaaaagataaaaaaatcggtattattttcctaaattatgtaagaaattaattattttcatgattAGTACAGCTTTAGAggatttaattaaattcattcaatgagtagagggattaaaaggtttaaattgaagttgGAGGATTAAAAGGGCATATAATGAAAAGAGTACACGAACTAATTAACTTGGATATTCTacctttatttttaaagaaaaaataattattaaaatacataagaattttttttcatgtaggACTTCCTTCCAAGTACATTAAGGAGAAAGTAGAAGAGCTAGACAAGGAAAACTTCATTTGTGTGTACAGTGTATCCGAAGGCAACTTGATTGGCAGTGTTTTTAGCTCGATCATATATCGACTAAAACTAGTTCCATCCATAGATGGAGGATGT
It includes:
- the LOC120263799 gene encoding probable polygalacturonase isoform X1, with protein sequence MEGIMGRLVSTFFDSVIDKRGSFFKFVVLSVLLLLHGITVNGGDDGNCTYSLSFSQRPHSVSLLEFGAVGDGVTMNTVAFQNAVFYLRSFADKGGAQLYIPKGKWLTGSFNLTSHLTLFLDRGAIILGSQDISQWPLVDPLPSYGRGREHLGGRYRSLINGNNLTDVVITGENGTIDGQGHIWWESYLSHSLNYSRPHILEIVSSTDILISNLTLLNPPAFSIHPVYSSNVQIQNIVIHSSPDSPFTSGIVPDSCWDTCIEGGSISVGHDGIALKSGWDQYGISFGKPSSAIHITQVSIQASDGSALAFGSEMSGGISDIHVDNLHIHNSLTAIKFKTTEGRGGFMENIVISDTVMENVNTAIHFTGHCGDHPDDKYDPTALPKISRITLKNIVGHNVSVAGVLTGISGDPFTDICLSNIALAITADPSRSWTCSNVSGFSESVVPQPCPDLIQITYANISYQCFSLVVGHQFGGSALPE
- the LOC120263799 gene encoding probable polygalacturonase isoform X3, which encodes MNTVAFQNAVFYLRSFADKGGAQLYIPKGKWLTGSFNLTSHLTLFLDRGAIILGSQDISQWPLVDPLPSYGRGREHLGGRYRSLINGNNLTDVVITGENGTIDGQGHIWWESYLSHSLNYSRPHILEIVSSTDILISNLTLLNPPAFSIHPVYSSNVQIQNIVIHSSPDSPFTSGIVPDSCWDTCIEGGSISVGHDGIALKSGWDQYGISFGKPSSAIHITQVSIQASDGSALAFGSEMSGGISDIHVDNLHIHNSLTAIKFKTTEGRGGFMENIVISDTVMENVNTAIHFTGHCGDHPDDKYDPTALPKISRITLKNIVGHNVSVAGVLTGISGDPFTDICLSNIALAITADPSRSWTCSNVSGFSESVVPQPCPDLIQITYANISYQCFSLVVGHQFGGSALPE
- the LOC120263799 gene encoding probable polygalacturonase isoform X2; translation: MEGIMGRLFVVLSVLLLLHGITVNGGDDGNCTYSLSFSQRPHSVSLLEFGAVGDGVTMNTVAFQNAVFYLRSFADKGGAQLYIPKGKWLTGSFNLTSHLTLFLDRGAIILGSQDISQWPLVDPLPSYGRGREHLGGRYRSLINGNNLTDVVITGENGTIDGQGHIWWESYLSHSLNYSRPHILEIVSSTDILISNLTLLNPPAFSIHPVYSSNVQIQNIVIHSSPDSPFTSGIVPDSCWDTCIEGGSISVGHDGIALKSGWDQYGISFGKPSSAIHITQVSIQASDGSALAFGSEMSGGISDIHVDNLHIHNSLTAIKFKTTEGRGGFMENIVISDTVMENVNTAIHFTGHCGDHPDDKYDPTALPKISRITLKNIVGHNVSVAGVLTGISGDPFTDICLSNIALAITADPSRSWTCSNVSGFSESVVPQPCPDLIQITYANISYQCFSLVVGHQFGGSALPE
- the LOC120263916 gene encoding pre-mRNA-splicing factor 38-like, which codes for MANRTDPLAKSIHGTNPQNLVEKIVRSKIYQNTYWKEQCFGLTAETLVDKAMELDHLGGTFGGNRRPTPFICLVMKMLQIQPDKDIVVEFIKNEDYKYVRILGAFYMRLTGTVTDVYQYLEPLYNDYRKLRRKTSDGSFSLTHVDEVIDELLTKDYSCDIALPRVQKRWTLETTGVLEPRKSVLDEDFEEEEEKEEEEQAALEDDTHEKDYHGRSPTRDRERDRKRDKQYRDRDRDRDRDYDRDYARGRERDRDRDRDRDRDRDRDRDRHRLRDERDYGRERDRDREWEGRDRDRRDRDRGRRRSRSRSRSRSRDRRERDRDDGDLRKRRARGSTSPHRRPEDDNNSREEQSKKKKGKEGEEE